One genomic segment of Coffea arabica cultivar ET-39 chromosome 6e, Coffea Arabica ET-39 HiFi, whole genome shotgun sequence includes these proteins:
- the LOC113694680 gene encoding uncharacterized protein isoform X1, protein MTDSSPRSSTTEPSPPPPSASTSSPTTPIASSPQIYIHPRREPFEHGLLPIPKLIFSDGTQSLASIKDKLLSLSSSSSSESTHRVNSAAIAETLQISPDHARLVLDTISSVLHNDTDPLVNAKPSEIDDVGIGVFDLVVFLYVQSYKRLLPKGHRDSAAVADVWPSTSAFDGFLSALTPLQLVRSNSRRFMPSQADEEAHQLSYLQKHLGNILALLADTAEGEAEDSLVLSMEKLEHLGFLVYFGEKGSERTPLSQNAPFFANSDPDMPAVPVPAAQVLDWLLQNIASTLEHISERVSAKENGPTVASDQDVPMTDVGSTSAKASTSARGPSFIEGISKSSHVKHASDLKGTSLKVINCHESVIYILAPLRYATVYGCSDATIVLGAVGKAVRVEHCERVHVIAAAKRICIANCRECVFFLGVNQQPLIVGDNHKLQVAPYNTYYSQLEEHMNQVGVVPTVNRWDQPLALGVVDPHDSLSHPAGVSEVQAESAICLDPDQFTNFMIPNWFGGEVVGSTKDNPFPLPDAYMVSQQRNHKNLGEIKHILKETQLEESRKRELSSTLHACFKDWLYASGNIRQLYCLQGD, encoded by the exons ATGACAGATTCTTCACCGCGTTCTTCCACTACTGAACCATCACCGCCGCCTCCTTCAGCTTCAACTTCGTCACCGACGACACCAATAGCATCAAGCCCCCAAATTTACATCCACCCCAGAAGGGAGCCATTTGAACATGGCCTTTTACCCATCCCAAAACTTATATTCTCAGATGGGACCCAATCATTAGCTTCAATCAAGGACAAGCTCttgtctctttcttcttcttcctcctccgaGTCTACTCACCGGGTCAACTCGGCTGCGATTGCCGAGACCCTCCAGATCTCGCCTGACCATGCTCGGCTTGTGCTCGACACCATCTCCTCTGTTCTGCACAATGATACTGACCCTCTCGTCAATGCCAAGCCCTCGGAGATTGATGACGTCGGGATCGGTGTGTTTGATTTGGTAGTGTTTTTGTATGTACAGAGTTATAAGAGACTGCTGCCGAAAGGGCACCGGGACTCAGCTGCCGTCGCGGATGTATGGCCTTCTACGTCCGCTTTCGATGGGTTTCTGTCTGCCCTCACGCCCTTGCAG cttGTACGTAGCAACAGTAGGCGGTTTATGCCATCACAAGCTGATGAGGAGGCGCATCAGCTATCATATTTGCAGAAGCACTTGGGGAACATTCTTGCTCTTCTGGCAGATACAGCTGAAGGAGAAGCCGAAGACTCTCTG GTATTGTCAATGGAAAAACTCGAGCATCTTGGTTTTCTGgtttattttggtgaaaaagGATCAGAGAGAACCCCTTTGAGCCAGAATGCTCCCTTTTTTGCCAACTCAGATCCTGACATGCCAGCTGTTCCTGTGCCTGCTGCCCAAGTTCTTGATTGGCTTCTACAGAATATAGCCTCCACCTTGGAGCATATTTCTGAGAGGGTTTCTGCAAAAGAAAATGGACCCACAGTTGCTTCTGATCAAGATGTCCCAATGACCGATGTTGGCTCAACTTCAGCTAAAGCTTCAACCAGTGCTAGGGGCCCAAGTTTTATTGAGGGGATTTCTAAATCTTCCCATGTAAAGCATGCATCTGATTTAAAAGGAACTTCTTTGAAG GTAATAAATTGTCACGAGTCAGTTATCTACATTTTAGCACCTTTGAGATATGCAACAGTATATGGATGCTCTGATGCAACTATTGTTCTTGGAGCAGTTGGCAAG GCTGTAAGAGTTGAACATTGTGAGCGTGTTCATGTGATTGCAGCTGCAAAACGTATCTGTATTGCTAATTGTCGTGAATGTGTCTTCTTCCTTGGGGTCAACCAACAACCCCTCATTGTTGGTGATAACCATAAGCTGCAG GTTGCTCCATATAATACATATTACTCACAACTAGAGGAGCACATGAATCAAGTCGGTGTCGTGCCAACTGTCAACAGATGGGACCAACCACTGGCGCTTGGTGTGGTTGATCCACATGATTCGTTATCTCATCCAGCAGGTGTCTCTGAAGTCCAGGCTGAGTCTGCAATTTGCCTAGACCCAGATCAATTCACTAATTTTATG ATTCCAAATTGGTTTGGAGGTGAAGTAGTTGGGTCCACAAAAGACAATCCATTCCCTTTGCCAGATGCTTACATGGTTTCTCAGCAGAGAAAT cACAAAAACTTGGGGGAGATTAAGCACATTTTGAAAGAAACTCAGCTTGAAGAGAGCCGGAAGCGGGAATTATCAAGTACACTTCATGCATGCTTCAAGGATTGGCTATATG CCTCAGGAAATATTCGGCAACTTTACTGCTTACAAGGTGATTGA
- the LOC113694680 gene encoding uncharacterized protein isoform X2 yields the protein MTDSSPRSSTTEPSPPPPSASTSSPTTPIASSPQIYIHPRREPFEHGLLPIPKLIFSDGTQSLASIKDKLLSLSSSSSSESTHRVNSAAIAETLQISPDHARLVLDTISSVLHNDTDPLVNAKPSEIDDVGIGVFDLVVFLYVQSYKRLLPKGHRDSAAVADVWPSTSAFDGFLSALTPLQLVRSNSRRFMPSQADEEAHQLSYLQKHLGNILALLADTAEGEAEDSLVLSMEKLEHLGFLVYFGEKGSERTPLSQNAPFFANSDPDMPAVPVPAAQVLDWLLQNIASTLEHISERVSAKENGPTVASDQDVPMTDVGSTSAKASTSARGPSFIEGISKSSHVKHASDLKGTSLKVINCHESVIYILAPLRYATVYGCSDATIVLGAVGKAVRVEHCERVHVIAAAKRICIANCRECVFFLGVNQQPLIVGDNHKLQDLLFFFLAIY from the exons ATGACAGATTCTTCACCGCGTTCTTCCACTACTGAACCATCACCGCCGCCTCCTTCAGCTTCAACTTCGTCACCGACGACACCAATAGCATCAAGCCCCCAAATTTACATCCACCCCAGAAGGGAGCCATTTGAACATGGCCTTTTACCCATCCCAAAACTTATATTCTCAGATGGGACCCAATCATTAGCTTCAATCAAGGACAAGCTCttgtctctttcttcttcttcctcctccgaGTCTACTCACCGGGTCAACTCGGCTGCGATTGCCGAGACCCTCCAGATCTCGCCTGACCATGCTCGGCTTGTGCTCGACACCATCTCCTCTGTTCTGCACAATGATACTGACCCTCTCGTCAATGCCAAGCCCTCGGAGATTGATGACGTCGGGATCGGTGTGTTTGATTTGGTAGTGTTTTTGTATGTACAGAGTTATAAGAGACTGCTGCCGAAAGGGCACCGGGACTCAGCTGCCGTCGCGGATGTATGGCCTTCTACGTCCGCTTTCGATGGGTTTCTGTCTGCCCTCACGCCCTTGCAG cttGTACGTAGCAACAGTAGGCGGTTTATGCCATCACAAGCTGATGAGGAGGCGCATCAGCTATCATATTTGCAGAAGCACTTGGGGAACATTCTTGCTCTTCTGGCAGATACAGCTGAAGGAGAAGCCGAAGACTCTCTG GTATTGTCAATGGAAAAACTCGAGCATCTTGGTTTTCTGgtttattttggtgaaaaagGATCAGAGAGAACCCCTTTGAGCCAGAATGCTCCCTTTTTTGCCAACTCAGATCCTGACATGCCAGCTGTTCCTGTGCCTGCTGCCCAAGTTCTTGATTGGCTTCTACAGAATATAGCCTCCACCTTGGAGCATATTTCTGAGAGGGTTTCTGCAAAAGAAAATGGACCCACAGTTGCTTCTGATCAAGATGTCCCAATGACCGATGTTGGCTCAACTTCAGCTAAAGCTTCAACCAGTGCTAGGGGCCCAAGTTTTATTGAGGGGATTTCTAAATCTTCCCATGTAAAGCATGCATCTGATTTAAAAGGAACTTCTTTGAAG GTAATAAATTGTCACGAGTCAGTTATCTACATTTTAGCACCTTTGAGATATGCAACAGTATATGGATGCTCTGATGCAACTATTGTTCTTGGAGCAGTTGGCAAG GCTGTAAGAGTTGAACATTGTGAGCGTGTTCATGTGATTGCAGCTGCAAAACGTATCTGTATTGCTAATTGTCGTGAATGTGTCTTCTTCCTTGGGGTCAACCAACAACCCCTCATTGTTGGTGATAACCATAAGCTGCAG gatcttcttttcttcttcctggCAATTTATTAG